Part of the Streptomyces sp. WMMC500 genome is shown below.
CCCAGGTGCAGCAGAAGACACCGGTCGCTCGGGGGTGACTTACGCTACGGGTCGTAGCGTAACCCACGTACCGCGCCGGGGAGAAGGGATAAGGTCCAGCTCATGAGCGACGAGACGCCCGCCGCACGGCGCGCGGGCCGCCCGCGCAGCGCGACCGCGGACCGGGCCATCCTCGACGCGGCCCGGGCCGCCATCGCCGAGGCGGGCTGGGCCGGGGTGACCCTCGGCGGCGTCGCGGCGCGCGCGGGAGTGGCGAAGACCACGCTCTACCGGCGCTGGCCGGGCAAGAACGAACTCGTCCTGGACGCGCTCGCCGACCTCTTCGACTCGCTGCGGCTGCCGGACCACGGCAGCCTGGCGCGGGACGTGGAGGGCGTGGTGCTGCAGTTCGCCGGGCTGCTCCGGGAGCCGCGCACGCGCGGCGCGCTGATGGCCGTACTGGCGGAGGCGACGCACGACGCGGCGCTGCGCGAGCGGATCCGCGTCTCGAT
Proteins encoded:
- a CDS encoding TetR/AcrR family transcriptional regulator, coding for MSDETPAARRAGRPRSATADRAILDAARAAIAEAGWAGVTLGGVAARAGVAKTTLYRRWPGKNELVLDALADLFDSLRLPDHGSLARDVEGVVLQFAGLLREPRTRGALMAVLAEATHDAALRERIRVSIVARQKHLVLQGRERARARGELPAEQDAAAADRNADMIFDVIAGSVLHRLLVSAEPVTEAWATRFATLLTRGLAALTDPAPDPGARPGPDPPGQ